The nucleotide window CTACAGGTGAATGCCATTAAGGATTGTTATGAGACTATACAACATCCACGGGAAATAATCTCGGCAATTTGACTGAGATATCTTCACCATTCAAGGAGTGCCCTCTAAATATTCTGCACGGAAATTATGTTCCATCAAAGAGATTGACAAGACATACACTAAAAAACtgtataaaaaacacacacaaacatacacaaaaacggaaaaaatgtccttgCTGGCCAGAGAATCTATTGATTTCTGTTGATAGGTACCAAGCTGTAGGCTAGTGAGGCGGGGTGTTCGTATCCATTTTGTGCTATTATGTTTGTGGATTTCAGTCGGCAGGCCTGTCAGGTACCTTGCACAGGACGGTTGTTCccttaatcaaataaatgaaattttcctAAATACGGCATAAAAGAGCAATGAAACAAtcggcaagaaaaaaaaaatgcatgcagTTTTCAAATGCACCATGTTAACCTCTGTAAATGCCTGCAGTGACGTTCAAGTGACGCACGACACCGGAAATCGCTCGTTTGTTTTAATGCTTTTGCCACGTTTGAGTCATTCCACTTAAATGTTGCAATTGTTGTTCACCTTTCAAATCCAAGTCAATTCTGGAGGTAAATGTTGAATACAAAACCCGATCAACTTAGCGGAAGCTGTAGCAATGACCATTGCTGGCAAGCGTTATTGTCCATGTTCATTCTGGAATCGCTTCACTACATGATAAACTGCGTGGTTTCTAAAAAACCTATCAGATAACACTTGCCTTGAgctatatgaaataaattttccaGTCATTTCACGGCAGTGACAACTGAAAATGAGGGCTGTATGTAGGATGTAATGAAAATGATACTGTCCTGACAGGCATTGTTGACCCATTTTGCTCTGTGAATAGGCTAACTGATTTGTTTGTGCATGGTACGATTGAGACTAAAGTTCCAATGGCTGTCAACCGAAAACAACCAGTCCCCAAGGTCAACTTTTCTATTGCAATGTGCTTAAAAGTGTCTTCAACAACACTGTCATCTCGATGATAATCTATCATGATTTGCATGACACGACCCTTGTTACTGTAGTCAATACAGATAGGGAGTTGTCGCCCCTTTACGACTTCCTCGTTCTGTGACGTAGGTGCCATGAAAACGTCATCGAGTGACTTTCGGTTGTCACGGCAGCTCAGAACTTGTGTTGTTGCGAGGTTTTGAGGATCCATGGTGGTATGTATTTCTCTGAATTAGCTCAGATAATGTTTTTAcgatgtaaacatgtttattttatgttaccTAAGAGTACAATGAGTGTGAATCTGCGTAGGAGTTGAAGCTATCGATAACTGACAGGAGATGtcacagtttgtccacttttcgTGACTTTAATAACGTAAATTCAGATATACGATTGTACGCTAAATATAATATCGTTCTTTGTTTTTAGTTTCACGTGTAAGGAGCTTTGTGAACTGGATTGATGTATGGTTTTGCGGAGCGTGCGAATTTGCTTCAACGGTGTACCTACACAAGGAGTAACAGTTCTAATAAAGCAGCAGTAATCAACCCATGGATTGACTGTCATTTCCTCAGTGCGAACTCACAGCAGCATTCGTCGCACACCGATGCGGTAGCTACTGTCATAACCCTTGTTTATAAGAAACAGACACTATTTTGAATGACAGGTATGTATGTAATTTCCACGGCGTTAAGTCCGTTACGTAGTCACAAGATTAAGGTCACAGACAGAAGCAAAAGCAAATATTACCAGTCATAAGACTAACAGCAGCTCGGAATGAAAAATATCCAAACGGAAAAATATTTCAATCCTTTCTGTACTCCAGTACAGAGTTATGTAATGTTGCTACGATAAGGCCTACAGAAACTTTAAGAGATTATCGCTAAATTCCGAGTATACTATCCACAACATTTTTTCCTCAAATTACATCGTGCTGATTCTTCCACGttatatttactatatataaAACTGTAGTAACGCAGCGATCGCGGTGTCCAACTACATCCTTTTTCGGTGTCAGCCGACCTGCTCATGCATCTGTGTGATACAATACGAAATCACATCGGACCTACGTCTTGTTTTCGTACTTGACTCAAATTATAATAGGGGCCTGTTTCGGCCGGATGTCGGTAGCTTTCTATCTTTCAGTCGAACAAATTTCAGTCTGATGAAATACAGCTGAAGTATTACTACGATGATACACAACTTATGAACTCATTCCATCATTCGATCGTTTCATTCCAGCTTGTAACATCGTTTTCAAACGTTTGAAGCAATAATTGAAGGAGATGTTTTAGTAATGTGTGCGGTTAGTATCTCTCGCAATCTCATTAATGCCTTCCTCTCCTCCCCGAAAAAGACACttaaatacatattacaaaATACAGGTATACCACATTAGAGTTACACTGTCTGATTCGTCTTAAGAATAAAGTATTTCTTAAGAAAGTATTTCTGAGTATTGCATCACTGAAGCAAACTGCTTCCAGATTATATTCCTGTCGGCTTGAAGTGAGAAGAAATACCGAGCAGGGAACATCAGTAGGGACAGGAAGCTGAGGGAAACAAACGCATCCATGACGTCACCCTCgtttagaaatatttatttctaaaCGagcgtgtatatgtacatggaagtATATGCACAAGAAACGGTTTAATTAATGAATTAGTCTTGGTACAATGTACTTACCttgattttatttcagcttGAATAAAGACATGAATTTCCTCATCTCTCACAGAAACAAGCTCCGCCCCTCGGTCTTGGCAGGCGAGCTTTCCCTCAAACCAGCTGCTCAAGTCCTGATTAATCTGGAAACAGAAATTCTCCAAGTCTTCCCATCCCTGGGGACATATAGCACCGGAAGTGTCGCTTAGTATAGCATTCCACGTCACCCGGAAGCCTGGGGCTGTGATCCTGTCGTTAGAGACAAATCTCATCACCAACGTGCTGCCTTGAGACCGGAAGTGCAATTCGCCTTCTCTCCCTTGCCAATTTCCGCAGCGCCGCTGTACGCGATCGCCGTTATCGATCTCCACGTAGTCCAGTGTACACTCCTCGTCAACGCTAGCCGCGTCCCCGGAGGACTCTGTGTGAAGCGTCTGGAATTTCAACTCGACGCGGTACGCGCTCGTATTAAACTGAATCACGCTGGTACAGTCCTGGCTGTTCGAATAATTTTGTGGATAATTTTGACTGGCAAATGTTCCGTGGGTGGTAGTCTCGGTCTCGTTACCGCAGGACTCGATGGCACGGTACGACGCTCTAAACCCCTTTCCCTCCGTCACGTGATCCGAGTGAAAATGTACATCCACGGATGATCCACTAGAATCGAAGATCAACTCAGTGGAGCTGTAATCTTTGTCTGAGCCACATCGTCGCCATTCCGACGCCAGATTAACGCTGTCGGCACCACTTCCTGTGCTGATTTGTACGTAGTCTTGCTTACAGCCGCCAGTGCTGGGGACGTCCATGTCGTGCAGAACAACCCTAACAGTATAGCTATCTGGAACTTGTATGCGGGTGACACAGTCCACAGATGGGTAATATTTTCCTGGGTAGGATAAACTGGACACAGTTCCTATTAGACTTGTAACAGTCCGGTTACATTCTGAAATAAGAAATTTTTCAcacgttttggaaattggtttgattgcttaaatattttttgttatattattattatttcaggTCTAACGTATTTTTCAACATAATGTTGATCACATGACGAGACTGCTCATGTCCGAGCCGACTGGACGTTAGTCCATGTACACTGACCGTTCACTGAGGAATATTTGAACCCGCCATATTCATGTGGGTTGAGTAGCCATGAATATGgcatatccaaatattcctcaaccaacACTCACAGGTCGGTTCATAACGTGCGGGTTACCTCATCAGTGGCAGATGAGATGCTCGATTTATCGCTCGATGCCCAGATTAATGTGGCGACCTGCTTTTTGTAAGTAATTTCATGTCACATCACCCAGTGCTTTAGGGTTTGTTTTGGtcttttggaacatttttttattcttggAAAGCTTCTCCATCGCTGGTACATTGTCGTGTGTTCATTCTTCCACTATAAAGAAGGGATAGGTACGACGTTACCGAGCGGATTTTATTAGAACCGGAGGCTAGTAATGTCGTCACCGTACGTCACATAATTTTTATTCCAAGAAAAAGTTTGATGACGATTTCCAAATCAAGCGCCCCATCACTTGGATGGTGTCGTGTTAGCGGAGCTAGAATGTTCAGGACCTCATTCCATTCATCCCTAGGCCACAGGGCTTTATATACATCACTTTCGACTCTTGTAGCCACTTTTTAATGCGTTGGCAGTTAAAGCTCAAATGACatgctttttgtgttttatctTGGTAGCATGTTGTGATGGTAACATTTGGTTTGAGCTCGTAATTTCTACAGTCTTTGCAAACTCACGACTGCTGGACTTCATCAGACACCAGATCGGTATTACTTTACACCTATGCTTCTAAGTAAGGCAGAGGGTGTTAGTAGCTGCCATGGAAGCAGACTTGCAACTTTTGATATGGGGCGTTAACATATGGTATAGACAGGTGGTGTTGGGATGGTCAAGGCTGATCACTTAGGTAAatcagacaacaacaacagtacacTGGAGGACATGACGACTAACCTGCGGGATCCAAGGTGTAGAACGCTGCATTGAAGCCTTTCCCAGAAATCTTCATGTCTGACAAGAACCGAATCTCTAAATAACCATCCACAGCGGAGAAAAACAAGTTTTCCGCAGGGAAGTCCGAAAACGTTCCACAATACCGTGTACCCGGCGTGTCTCCGCCTGCTACAGTCACGTGATCGAAGCACTGGCTGTCGTAGGGCGGCTCCAAATCTAACAGTTGAAACTGTAAGTAATAAATATCAGGTACACCAGAGAACTTACTGTTAAGGTACGCAAACACTTCAAACGTGTTGACATTGGATCGCTTTattatatacacactgtactcCCATTCTTCACAAGAATTTAATCTATGTTGAAAAGACAGTCCTTATTTGCACCCAGTAGCGAGAACGAGTGTGAGGTGTTTTAAAGTGCCCCCTACCTGCAGATGGAGTTGTCGCCCGCTCTCAGGCACGATGTAGTACGTACAGTTGAGGTTATTTTTGTATCGCTGGGGATAATTCTGCGACGTCACACGACCAGTGTCCTCGTGAAAATAGTGGGCACAAcctgtaaataaatgattgttaAATGCTGTATAATTCAATACTTGTTTCTATGAGAGCTAAATATACTCTCGCTGTTTACGGCTGGGACTTGAAGCCAGCAGGTGTGTCATGTATCTGGCGAAGGGCGGTTGTTTTATACGGGcacactggtttcctctgcaTATACatctgaccgccgtcgcataagtgaaatattcttgagtcaagaacaccaatcacacaaatacataaaataaatagtaaaGTCTGCTAGCACATCACTCTGGCATGCAGCGATTCCGCTGTATTCTACTTAACGCTAAAACAGATATTCAAACTATTAGGGCTCTCAGTTATATTAACAACTTTATCTTATTTTAGTAAACGCACAAACAAAAGTATGCCAGACGTCATTTGAACGACTAGgatttttgataaaatgtttCCTGATATATTTCAGATATAATATTCATTTTCCATGAGCTTACAAACCTTGGCACACCACAGTAACTAAGATGGCACGTTATGACTCGCTACCTCACGCCAAAGAACGCCACGCCGGGGCTGTCTA belongs to Liolophura sinensis isolate JHLJ2023 chromosome 9, CUHK_Ljap_v2, whole genome shotgun sequence and includes:
- the LOC135475612 gene encoding cubilin-like, encoding MKISGKGFNAAFYTLDPAECNRTVTSLIGTVSSLSYPGKYYPSVDCVTRIQVPDSYTVRVVLHDMDVPSTGGCKQDYVQISTGSGADSVNLASEWRRCGSDKDYSSTELIFDSSGSSVDVHFHSDHVTEGKGFRASYRAIESCGNETETTTHGTFASQNYPQNYSNSQDCTSVIQFNTSAYRVELKFQTLHTESSGDAASVDEECTLDYVEIDNGDRVQRRCGNWQGREGELHFRSQGSTLVMRFVSNDRITAPGFRVTWNAILSDTSGAICPQGWEDLENFCFQINQDLSSWFEGKLACQDRGAELVSVRDEEIHVFIQAEIKSR